The proteins below are encoded in one region of Chitinophagales bacterium:
- a CDS encoding adenine phosphoribosyltransferase produces the protein MLQNRIDEIVRTIPDFPQKGILFKDITPVFLYPELCNEIAETLAAEALKNGTVDAVAGVESRGFLFGILLAQKLSVPFHLIRKKGKLPGETIQHTYQLEYGSATIELHKGFVKPNQHILIHDDVLATGGTASAAAALIAQEGGIVSGYSFLIELTFLNGRKLLAEKQPNIFSLIRYN, from the coding sequence ATGTTACAAAACAGAATTGATGAAATTGTAAGAACTATTCCCGATTTTCCTCAAAAAGGAATATTGTTTAAAGACATTACACCCGTATTTTTATATCCTGAACTTTGTAATGAAATTGCAGAAACCTTAGCTGCCGAAGCATTAAAAAATGGCACGGTAGATGCCGTTGCAGGTGTAGAAAGCCGTGGTTTTTTATTCGGAATTTTATTGGCTCAAAAACTAAGTGTTCCATTTCATTTAATTAGAAAAAAAGGAAAACTACCAGGCGAAACCATACAGCACACCTACCAATTGGAATATGGCTCTGCTACCATAGAGTTACATAAAGGCTTTGTGAAACCCAACCAGCATATTTTGATTCATGATGATGTGCTGGCAACAGGCGGCACAGCCTCTGCTGCTGCTGCGCTTATAGCACAAGAAGGTGGTATTGTTTCCGGTTATTCATTTTTAATTGAACTCACTTTTTTAAACGGTCGAAAATTACTTGCCGAAAAACAACCCAATATATTTTCTTTAATCCGGTACAACTAA
- a CDS encoding Mrp/NBP35 family ATP-binding protein produces the protein MSISKEQVIDALRGVDDPDIKKDLVTLGMVNDVEIAGKSIRFRVTLTTPACPLKEKIKNDCIAAVSAIAPDYEIDVVMDAQVTSMRNTNVNILPSVKNIICVASGKGGVGKSTVSVNLALALAAQGAKVGLIDADIHGPSIPVMLGVKGKRPEVRLIKDKHYIVPLEAHGIKLLSIGLLVDDRQAVVWRGPMVTSALKQFVSDCIWGKLDYLIVDMPPGTGDVHLTMSQTVNVSGAVIVTTPQEVALADARKALAMFRMESINVPIFGVVENMAFFTPEELPENKYYIFGKDGGKHLATEYEAPFLGEIPIVQSIREGGDEGVPAVINEKAPQAIKDAFNTIAVSLARNIAIKAAQKNAAAAMEATA, from the coding sequence ATGAGTATAAGTAAAGAACAAGTAATAGATGCACTCAGAGGTGTAGATGATCCTGATATAAAAAAGGATTTGGTTACCTTAGGCATGGTAAATGATGTAGAAATTGCAGGGAAAAGTATAAGATTTAGAGTTACACTTACCACACCTGCTTGCCCACTCAAGGAGAAGATAAAGAACGATTGCATTGCTGCAGTTTCGGCAATAGCTCCGGATTATGAAATTGATGTGGTTATGGATGCACAAGTAACCAGCATGCGCAATACCAATGTAAATATTTTGCCCAGCGTAAAAAACATTATTTGTGTAGCATCGGGCAAAGGCGGAGTAGGGAAATCTACAGTTAGCGTAAATCTAGCATTGGCACTGGCTGCACAAGGAGCAAAAGTAGGTTTGATAGATGCCGATATTCATGGGCCGTCTATTCCTGTTATGCTAGGTGTAAAGGGCAAGCGCCCCGAGGTGAGGTTGATAAAAGATAAGCACTACATTGTGCCATTAGAAGCGCACGGCATTAAATTGCTTTCAATCGGCTTGTTGGTAGATGATCGCCAAGCAGTGGTATGGCGTGGTCCCATGGTTACATCGGCATTAAAGCAATTTGTATCGGATTGTATTTGGGGTAAACTCGATTATTTGATAGTAGATATGCCTCCGGGCACAGGTGATGTACATCTTACGATGTCGCAAACGGTAAATGTTTCGGGTGCGGTAATTGTTACCACACCACAAGAAGTAGCTTTGGCCGATGCTAGAAAAGCACTTGCCATGTTTAGAATGGAAAGCATTAATGTGCCTATATTTGGCGTGGTAGAAAATATGGCATTTTTCACTCCCGAAGAATTGCCCGAAAATAAATACTACATTTTTGGAAAAGATGGCGGTAAACACCTTGCTACGGAATACGAAGCTCCATTTTTGGGCGAAATTCCAATAGTGCAAAGTATTCGAGAAGGTGGCGATGAAGGTGTGCCAGCAGTAATAAACGAGAAAGCTCCGCAAGCAATTAAAGACGCCTTCAATACAATAGCAGTTTCTTTAGCGCGAAACATAGCCATAAAAGCGGCACAAAAAAATGCAGCTGCTGCTATGGAAGCAACTGCATAA
- the trmD gene encoding tRNA (guanosine(37)-N1)-methyltransferase TrmD, protein MRIDIITVLPELLESPLNHSIMKRAKEKGLLEVNLISLRDFATDKHHTVDDYQYGGGAGMVMMCEPISSCIEHLKSERTYDEIIYMTPDGETLSQKQLNKFSLLQNIIILCGHYKGIDERIRQLYITKEISIGDYVLSGGELAAAVFTDGVGRLLPGVLNDETSALTDSFQDNLLAPPVYTRPPVFNGLEVPEVLLSGHEKKIQEWRFEQSMERTRQRRPDLLKE, encoded by the coding sequence ATGAGGATTGATATTATTACCGTTTTACCGGAATTATTAGAAAGTCCGCTTAATCACAGCATTATGAAACGCGCAAAAGAAAAAGGTTTGCTGGAAGTAAATCTAATTTCGCTGCGCGATTTTGCTACCGATAAACACCATACGGTAGATGATTATCAATATGGAGGTGGAGCGGGCATGGTAATGATGTGTGAGCCAATCTCTAGCTGTATTGAGCACTTAAAGAGCGAACGCACGTACGATGAAATTATATACATGACTCCCGATGGCGAAACCCTTTCGCAAAAACAACTCAATAAGTTTTCGCTACTTCAAAACATAATAATACTCTGCGGCCATTACAAAGGTATAGACGAAAGAATTCGCCAACTGTATATTACGAAAGAAATATCAATTGGCGATTATGTATTGTCGGGTGGCGAATTGGCAGCAGCCGTTTTTACCGATGGGGTAGGGCGCTTATTGCCGGGTGTGCTTAATGATGAAACGTCTGCCTTAACCGATTCTTTTCAAGATAATTTATTGGCACCTCCGGTTTATACACGTCCTCCGGTTTTTAATGGTTTAGAAGTGCCGGAAGTATTACTTTCGGGGCACGAAAAAAAGATTCAGGAATGGCGCTTTGAGCAATCTATGGAAAGAACCCGCCAGCGCAGACCGGATTTATTAAAGGAGTAA
- the rpsP gene encoding 30S ribosomal protein S16: MAVKLRLQRHGRGKRPFYHIVAADSRSPRDGKFIERIGDYNPLTKPATIHLDLDKAVKWLQNGAETTDTVHAILKYKGAMYKKHLLRGAAKGAFSVEVAEQKFQAWLDAHKNAVLDHQHKHHKAKAEISAKLLADETKKREERDRKRAEALAASQAAPAENQEETPAAENTEAAETPAE, from the coding sequence ATGGCAGTTAAATTAAGATTGCAAAGACACGGACGCGGAAAGCGCCCATTTTATCACATCGTAGCTGCAGACAGCCGCTCTCCGCGCGATGGAAAATTTATTGAGCGTATTGGCGATTACAATCCGCTTACCAAGCCGGCAACTATTCATTTAGATTTAGACAAAGCTGTAAAATGGCTTCAAAATGGTGCTGAAACAACAGATACCGTACACGCCATTTTAAAGTACAAAGGTGCTATGTATAAAAAGCACTTATTACGTGGTGCAGCTAAAGGTGCATTTTCTGTTGAAGTTGCAGAGCAAAAATTCCAAGCTTGGTTAGATGCTCACAAAAACGCAGTATTGGATCACCAACACAAGCACCACAAAGCTAAAGCAGAAATTTCTGCTAAGTTGTTGGCCGATGAAACTAAAAAACGCGAAGAGCGCGATCGCAAACGCGCAGAGGCTTTAGCCGCTTCGCAAGCTGCTCCGGCAGAAAATCAGGAAGAAACCCCTGCTGCTGAAAACACAGAAGCAGCCGAAACTCCTGCAGAATAA